The Populus trichocarpa isolate Nisqually-1 chromosome 2, P.trichocarpa_v4.1, whole genome shotgun sequence genome has a window encoding:
- the LOC7471729 gene encoding protein MLP1 homolog — translation MAMMMEEEDGMDSLFEGMVLFTPHQFTDEQLHRQPVEDPLKHPEESQSDDTVNNNSNNTLAEAGAGAGAEEASHHQQLSEPLDENLFSSFQTLTQSQSQSQSQSDPISPSPTTDPTTQISSTSRKKRRASFRIGYARDRTYPPDLNNHNDDDGHDADKNEDDASQSPSSIVANPIDTSLSDSQFKNKKDETLSQFDHLKSQISEKLDAARLLIASVSSARKDSISRRRKAAEDLNLASANHAHLEHQLEVACEAEDFETAERISDSLAAAEKEKQTLLLALKDAEAHCDTIDSKMYHALDSQIAAEQECASLLQHFAKDAENNADLVLKNAQILSSKEIDDWFSSSQVLEAKKIELDIESHFINEARSRVSDSIQHSVEDDRNEKEILCKKKDVLTKELDHLLDLVKQKEMEIDENDTRIKAVDERIAVVVSDFKEIQSSINAKFDDLQSRLSQMHLQSEALSTKRKEIDRFLTEEEERGAKLRELVRVSKDEAKVYQEVVVLRKSLKSSILKSREEKLRLAKTEEELTLDVQMLQQEVSAARGSLQELSSTKSSIQQNISSLKQRSLFIDKRVPELEAEKKVAAAARNFKEAARIAAEAKSLGVEKDSLEIGLQKATSELKKLEEDIKDTVDRLQTTEGLILSKEKEVAMARFQRLLLISGAATAERFAALERGDTKEANLLLAEAEAANDEAKKLQPTYNFKEEEFLIPKQFIPVELVSNLGRKQLAELAASAHFPASQ, via the exons ATGGCGATGatgatggaggaggaggatggcATGGATTCTCTGTTTGAGGGAATGGTCTTGTTTACACCTCATCAATTCACTGATGAACAACTTCATCGGCAACCTGTTGAAGATCCTCTTAAGCATCCTGAAGAATCTCAATCTGATGATAcagttaataataatagcaacaaTACTTTAGCAGAAGCAGGAGCAGGAGCAGGTGCAGAAGAAGCATCTCATCATCAACAGTTGTCAGAGCCCCTCGATGAGaaccttttctcttccttcCAAACCCTAACCCAGTCCCAGTCCCAGTCCCAATCCCAATCCGATCCAATTTCCCCTTCTCCTACTACTGATCCAACTACTCAGATTTCTTCTACttctagaaagaaaaggagggctTCCTTCAGGATCGGCTATGCCAGAGATCGCACCTATCCTCCCGATCTCAACAAccacaatgatgatgatggccATGATGCTGATAAGAATGAAGACGATGCCTCTCAATCCCCATCATCTATTGTTGCCAATCCTATTGATACTTCCCTCTCAGATTCACAAttcaaaaataagaaagatgaaACCTTGTCCCAATTTGACCACCTTAAGTCCCAGATTTCTGAGAAGCTAGACGCTGCTCGGCTCTTGATTGCCTCTGTTTCTTCCGCCCGCAAGGATTCCATCTCAAGGAGAAGAAAAGCTGCTGAGGATCTCAATTTAGCATCTGCCAATCACGCCCACTTAGAACACCAGTTGGAGGTTGCTTGTGAGGCCGAAGATTTCGAGACCGCAGAAAGGATTAGCGACAGCCTTGCTGCTGCTGAGAAGGAGAAACAAACTCTACTCCTTGCTCTCAAAGACGCTGAAGCTCACTGTGATACCATCGACTCTAAGATGTACCATGCTCTTGACTCCCAGATTGCTGCTGAGCAAGAATGCGCTTCTCTTCTTCAACATTTCGCTAAG GATGCAGAAAATAATGCAGATTTAGTCTTGAAGAATGCACAGATACTTTCTTCAAAAGAAATCGATGATTGGTTTTCATCCTCCCAAGTCTTGGAGGCCAAGAAAATCGAATTAGATATTGAGTCACATTTCATAAATGAAGCACGCTCGCGGGTCAGTGATTCCATCCAGCATTCAGTTGAGGACGATAGGAATGAGAAAGAAATTCTCTGTAAGAAAAAGGACGTGCTCACTAAGGAACTCGACCATCTTCTCGATTTAGTCAAACAGAAGGAAATGGAGATAGATGAGAATGATACTAGAATCAAAGCAGTTGATGAGAGGATTGCTGTTGTGGTCTCTGATTTCAAGGAGATTCAATCAAGCATTAATGCAAAGTTTGATGACTTGCAATCACGCCTTTCTCAGATGCATCTGCAGAGTGAAGCATTATcgacaaaaagaaaggaaatcgATAGGTTCCTTACTGAAGAGGAAGAACGTGGGGCTAAGCTAAGGGAATTAGTCAGGGTTTCAAAAGATGAAGCAAAAGTCTACCAAGAAGTTGTTGTGCTGAGAAAAAGCCTCAAGTCGTCCATTTTGAAATCCAGGGAAGAAAAGTTGAGGCTGGCAAAGACCGAGGAGGAGCTTACCTTGGATGTACAGATGCTCCAACAGGAAGTTTCTGCTGCAAGAGGTTCCCTGCAG GAGCTATCGTCAACTAAGTCCAGCATCCAGCAAAATATATCATCCTTAAAGCAGAGAAGTCTATTCATAGATAAAAGAGTCCCAGAGCTGGAGGCAGAAAAGAAAGTTGCTGCTGCTGCGAGAAACTTCAAGGAAGCTGCACGAATAGCTGCTGAGGCGAAGTCATTGGGTGTTGAAAAGGATAGTTTGGAGATTGGCTTGCAAAAGGCCACTTCAGAGCTGAAGAAGCTTGAGGAAGATATTAAAGATACTGTTGACAGATTGCAAACTACTGAGGGACTGATATTATCCAAGGAAAAGGAGGTTGCAATGGCTAGATTCCAGAGGTTGCTTTTAATTTCTGGTGCTGCCACAGCAGAAAGATTTGCTGCTTTAGAGCGGGGCGACACTAAAGAAGCTAACCTCCTACTTGCGGAGGCTGAGGCAGCAAATGATGAAGCAAAAAAACTTCAACCAACATACaattttaaagaagaagaatttttaaTACCTAAACAGTTCATCCCTGTGGAGCTTGTATCCAATCTTGGGAGGAAGCAGTTAGCAGAATTGGCAGCTTCCGCTCATTTTCCAGCATCACAATGA
- the LOC7471728 gene encoding indole-3-acetic acid-induced protein ARG7: protein MSGIVRKLWCCGAKGFPSADDSAEDQLALPPPEGHVRVCVGKDNVQCRFEMEAHFLNHPLFEDLLRLSEQEHGYAYDGALRIACEIHLFQYLLHLLKTGNPTAHYMQLPDLISTFHSSAAHHKYPPFLLLLPRF, encoded by the coding sequence ATGAGTGGAATCGTTAGAAAGCTATGGTGCTGCGGAGCAAAAGGGTTCCCGTCCGCAGACGACTCAGCTGAAGATCAGCTGGCACTACCCCCACCCGAGGGCCACGTTCGAGTGTGCGTTGGGAAAGACAATGTTCAGTGCAGGTTTGAGATGGAAGCCCATTTCTTAAACCATCCTCTATTTGAAGACCTGCTTCGTCTATCTGAACAGGAGCATGGTTACGCTTACGATGGGGCTTTAAGGATTGCCTGCGAGATCCATCTCTTCCAATACCTTCTTCACCTCCTTAAGACTGGTAATCCCACAGCACATTACATGCAACTTCCTGATCTCATTTCCACCTTCCACTCCAGTGCCGCCCACCACAAATATCCccccttcctcctcctcctcccccgCTTCTAA
- the LOC7471727 gene encoding UDP-rhamnose/UDP-galactose transporter 1 encodes MESENKKSAVSDVGAWAINIISSVGIIMANKQLMSANGYAFGFATTLTGFHFTVTALVGLVSNATGLSVSKHVPMWELLWFSVVANVSITGMNLSLMLNSVGFYQISKLSMIPVVCIMEWILHSKQYSKEVKLSVLVVVIGVGVCTVTDVKVNAKGFICACLAVLSTSLQQITIGSLQKKYSIGSFELLSRTAPIQAVSLLILGPFIDYYLNGKFITNYKLSSGAILFIILSCSLAVFCNVSQYLCIGRFSATSFQVLGHMKTICVLTLGWLLFDSELTFKNIMGMFIAVLGMVVYSWAVEAEKSLNARTTSYSKNSLTEEEIRLLKEGVESMPLKDVELAESKE; translated from the exons atggagaGCGAGAACAAGAAGTCGGCCGTGTCGGATGTGGGAGCCTGGGCAATCAACATCATCAGCTCAGTCGGTATTATCATGGCCAATAAGCAGCTCATGTCTGCCAACGGTTATGCTTTCGGCTTtg CCACAACCCTAACGGGCTTCCACTTTACTGTAACGGCTCTTGTCGGCCTCGTTTCAAATGCTACTGGTCTCTCTGTATCAAAGCACGTCCCTATGTGGGAGCTCCTCTGGTTCTCCGTTGTTGCCAATGTCTCCATCACTGGCATGAACTTGAGTCTCATGCTTAACTCTGTCGGATTCTACCAA ATTTCTAAGCTCAGCATGATCCCAGTGGTTTGCATAATGGAGTGGATCCTTCACAGTAAACAATACTCCAAGGAAGTCAAGCTATCTGTTCTTGTTGTGGTCATAGGTGTTGGTGTTTGCACTGTCACTGATGTCAAAGTTAATGCCAAAGGTTTTATATGCGCCTGTTTAGCTGTTTTGTCTACCTCTTTGCAACAGATT ACTATCGGTTCCTTGCAGAAGAAGTACTCAATTGGATCTTTTGAGCTGCTGAGCAGGACCGCACCAATTCAAGCCGTCTCCCTCCTTATTCTTGGTCCATTCATTGATTACTACCTTAATGGAAAATTCATCACAAACTATAAGTTATCTTCTGGTGCCATT TTGTTTATAATTCTTTCATGCTCCCTAGCTGTGTTCTGCAATGTGAGCCAGTACCTCTGCATTGGAAGATTCTCAGCTACATCCTTCCAGGTTTTAGGTCACATGAAAACAATCTGCGTTCTCACACTGGGGTGGCTCCTTTTTGACTCTGAGTTGACTTTCAAGAACATTATGGGGATGTTTATTGCAGTTCTTGGTATGGTTGTTTATAGTTGGGCAGTGGAGGCTGAAAAGAGTTTGAATGCCAGGACTACATCATATTCAAAGAACAGTTTGACAGAAGAGGAAATCAGACTTCTGAAGGAGGGAGTGGAAAGCATGCCTCTGAAGGATGTGGAACTTGCAGAGTCCAAGGAGTAG